The following DNA comes from Enterobacter sp. SA187.
CGCCTGTTTGCGTAGCGCCTGCATTTCTGGTGATTGCTTATCGACCCCGAGCACGGCCTGCAGCTCGGAATTTTTCTGCGCAAAGTCATAACCCGGCGTAAGTAACTTCACACCCGCCATCGTTCCCGCTGTCGCGATACCGACCCCGGCAGCACCTGCAGCGGCCATGTTACCGGCAAGCTCCTTGCCTGATTTATATCGCTCTTTCACCCGGCCTAACTTAGCTTGCTGCGCACTGACGCGCGCCAGTGCTTCACGCTGGCGGTTAAGCTGCGCTGTCGTTTCGCTGATGGAGGTTTTGAGCCGACGCTCATCGGCAGACAGGGTGCGGGTATTAATACCGGCCTGCATCAGCTCCGAGCGCTGACGCTGTACCGACGTTCTCAGGCTGTTGTATTTCGTCTGCAGCTCAGAGGCGGCACGCTTTGCCGCGTCGAGTGCCTGCGCCTGCGCGCGGGTCGGACTGGTGGTGTTTTTAAGCTGCACGGCCAGCTCACCGGCCTCGCGTTTAGCTTTATCAAGCGCCTGACCGGTTACGGCCAGTTGCGCACTTGCCTTACGAAAGCCGTCGATTTTCGACGCCTGGCCGTTCAGGTCACGCAGCCCTTTTTGTGTGTTTCGAATATCGCCCGACAGGGTTTTACTCGCGGTCTGGATGGATTTAAGCGGTCGTGTCGCCTGGTCGACCGCTTTCAGCAATACCTCAAGCCTCAGGTTATTACTCATTGTGGTTTCCGCTACGCTGCAGCGCCTTTTCGCGCCATGTGATGAGCTCGGTCAGGCTCAGGGAATATAGCTCTGATGGCGGCCAGTGGAATATCACTGCAATATCCGCCATCAGGTCATCGGTCGACAGGTTGGGCGGAAAATCTATTCCACCGAAGCCGGTGACAAAAAACCAATCACCTTAGCGGCCAGCGACAGCATATCGGGCAGGTTCATCGCGGTCAGCTCCTGCGTGGTGAGCGCGGGATAGGTCATGCGGGGCAGCACTTTAATCAGCGCGTCGACTTCGGACTGCGCCACAGCCGCCAGACTGACGCCGCGCAGGGTACCGGCGTTCGGCTCAATCAGGGTGACTTTATCAATCGTCTGACCGGCACGCTGGATCGGCTTGTCGAGGGTCACGACGTTCTGGTTTTCGGTAACAACTTCATTGCCAGTCGTATCAACAAATTCAGCGGTTTTACGTGGTGCTTTTGCCATGATGTTTTTCT
Coding sequences within:
- a CDS encoding GpE family phage tail protein codes for the protein MDFPPNLSTDDLMADIAVIFHWPPSELYSLSLTELITWREKALQRSGNHNE
- a CDS encoding phage tail assembly protein; the encoded protein is MAKAPRKTAEFVDTTGNEVVTENQNVVTLDKPIQRAGQTIDKVTLIEPNAGTLRGVSLAAVAQSEVDALIKVLPRMTYPALTTQELTAMNLPDMLSLAAKVIGFLSPASVE